A region of Halalkaliarchaeum desulfuricum DNA encodes the following proteins:
- a CDS encoding ATP-binding protein: MGLEDFSDFSADDEDGSDGDNSGRNSSDGSEGTSETLEEEPESTASSFQRYAMEPVGDDAGLGTISVSQGLRVAEDGDETTLRAFITTGNRESVRIGTYLLVPYPDDERLFCRITALEYAQEFQSDDATEIHARRQMRRDEFEERDYKFTATLEPVAVLFEDESDSSKGADGSSDEGPELKRRMTDRVPKPGAVVREATDATDIKTGLNIPEEGVFLGHLSVGGEKIRTAAEPPTVDYRIADDYADGDPLVFRHTLVAGGTGSGKTHASKNVLRQYLAEDRRYPMDDGRRVAPALVQFDPQDEYAQMHDDNPEMDDAFRRRLDREGVDYGGYDDTVALIPTEAGVEYGGGTHRAEQLRFTIPFSIVDEYDMPWLVAGASLNDNQYGALTHLLSRFFRQTGGAGTYREFCTFLDDPALKEELDETGRVHEATFDAVKRRVHGVPSGVFDGDAAPITDLDHELVRPGGLSVVPTYHLSSSRAKELVVLAVSTMLVDDKLSNSPNSERIKRTPMILGMDEAHNFLSEADNVQARKVVQKFTEAAKQGRKERLGLFLITQDPQDVAEPVFKQVNTKVVLNLGDEDAIQSVNIPANLQQKVPYMEKGQMVVYSPDNSDPVELIGLSTCLTRHGD, from the coding sequence ATGGGTCTGGAGGACTTCAGCGACTTCTCGGCGGACGACGAGGACGGTTCCGACGGGGACAACTCCGGCAGGAATTCCTCCGACGGGTCGGAGGGTACGTCGGAGACTCTCGAGGAGGAACCGGAGTCGACCGCGAGCAGCTTCCAGCGGTACGCAATGGAGCCGGTCGGCGACGACGCCGGGCTGGGGACGATATCCGTCTCCCAGGGCCTCCGTGTCGCGGAAGACGGCGACGAGACGACGCTCCGTGCGTTCATCACGACCGGGAACCGGGAGTCCGTCCGGATCGGAACGTACCTCCTCGTGCCGTATCCGGACGACGAACGGCTGTTCTGTCGGATCACGGCCCTGGAGTACGCCCAGGAGTTCCAGTCGGACGACGCGACCGAGATCCACGCCAGACGACAGATGCGACGCGACGAGTTCGAGGAGCGCGATTACAAGTTCACGGCGACGCTGGAACCGGTCGCCGTGCTCTTCGAGGACGAAAGCGACAGTTCGAAAGGGGCGGACGGATCGAGCGACGAGGGGCCGGAACTGAAGCGGCGGATGACCGATCGAGTGCCGAAACCCGGGGCAGTCGTCCGGGAAGCCACCGACGCGACAGACATCAAGACCGGTCTCAACATCCCCGAGGAGGGCGTCTTTTTGGGTCATCTCTCCGTCGGCGGCGAGAAGATCCGGACCGCCGCGGAGCCACCGACAGTCGATTATCGGATCGCCGACGACTACGCCGACGGGGATCCGCTGGTGTTTCGCCACACGCTCGTCGCCGGCGGCACCGGCTCCGGGAAGACGCACGCCTCGAAGAACGTCCTTCGGCAGTATCTCGCCGAGGACAGGCGATACCCGATGGACGACGGTCGACGGGTGGCTCCGGCGCTGGTGCAGTTCGACCCGCAAGACGAGTACGCCCAGATGCACGACGACAACCCCGAGATGGACGACGCGTTCCGGCGGCGGCTCGACAGGGAGGGAGTCGATTACGGCGGATACGACGACACGGTCGCGTTGATCCCGACCGAGGCGGGCGTCGAGTACGGCGGCGGCACTCACCGCGCCGAACAGCTCCGGTTTACGATCCCGTTTTCGATCGTCGACGAGTACGACATGCCGTGGCTGGTCGCGGGCGCGTCGCTCAACGACAACCAGTACGGGGCACTCACGCACCTGCTCTCGCGGTTCTTCCGACAGACAGGTGGCGCGGGAACCTATCGGGAGTTCTGTACCTTCCTGGACGACCCCGCGCTGAAGGAGGAACTCGACGAAACTGGACGGGTTCACGAGGCGACCTTCGACGCCGTGAAGCGTCGCGTTCACGGAGTGCCCTCGGGCGTGTTCGACGGCGACGCGGCGCCGATAACCGACCTCGATCACGAACTCGTCCGTCCCGGAGGGCTGTCGGTCGTGCCGACGTATCACCTCTCCTCGAGCCGGGCGAAAGAGCTCGTCGTGCTCGCGGTCTCGACGATGCTCGTGGACGACAAGCTCTCGAACAGCCCGAACAGCGAGCGCATCAAGCGGACGCCGATGATCCTCGGGATGGACGAGGCCCACAACTTCCTTTCGGAGGCCGACAACGTCCAGGCCCGGAAGGTTGTCCAGAAGTTCACCGAGGCGGCAAAGCAGGGCCGAAAGGAGCGGCTCGGCCTGTTTCTCATCACCCAGGACCCCCAGGACGTCGCCGAACCGGTGTTCAAGCAGGTGAACACGAAGGTCGTGCTCAACCTCGGCGACGAGGACGCCATCCAGAGCGTGAACATTCCGGCGAACCTCCAGCAGAAGGTGCCGTACATGGAGAAAGGCCAGATGGTCGTGTACTCGCCGGACAACTCTGACCCCGTCGAACTCATCGGGCTTTCGACGTGTCTGACCCGCCACGGGGATTGA
- a CDS encoding VanZ family protein — MRSRRYRLPLFPRWVRLALVAAVMGTILYYSIIPMPGGDAFRTGPFGVLPFSKWMHLLAYGGLALVLAYALHDSPRPDWQILSVVFLVAVGYGAGVELVQATVPERTYSTRDMVVNAVGAAVAVGLWRGVARYVRFYRIRKLGELQPPVQ; from the coding sequence ATGCGATCCCGCCGGTACCGACTCCCGCTTTTCCCGCGCTGGGTTCGGCTGGCGCTCGTGGCTGCGGTAATGGGGACGATTCTCTACTACTCCATCATCCCGATGCCGGGCGGCGACGCCTTCAGAACCGGGCCGTTTGGGGTCCTCCCGTTCAGCAAGTGGATGCATCTCCTGGCGTATGGCGGGCTCGCGCTGGTGCTCGCGTACGCGCTCCACGACTCTCCCCGACCGGACTGGCAGATCCTGTCGGTCGTGTTCCTGGTCGCAGTCGGCTACGGGGCCGGCGTCGAACTCGTTCAGGCGACCGTTCCAGAGCGGACCTACAGCACCCGCGACATGGTCGTAAACGCCGTGGGTGCGGCCGTCGCAGTCGGTCTGTGGCGTGGGGTCGCCCGGTACGTGCGCTTTTACCGGATCCGGAAACTCGGAGAGCTTCAACCACCGGTCCAGTAG
- a CDS encoding sugar phosphate nucleotidyltransferase, protein MIRQAVVPAAGEGTRLRPLTRERPKGLLAVDGTPLLTRIFDQLLAAGIEEAVVVVGYRASDVVARYGDSYRELDLQYVHQRDRLGLGHAVSLSEPFVDGEFLLVNGDNVFDSAFDFGELLDRHAESDAAVTALAERLSLEDATETGVFEPVDSPGGDGAVRVCGVVEKPENPPSTLASAGCYVLPTEIFSALSLLRPSDRGEYELSDAVDVLCAAGARVEAIDLASLGGWRLNVNRPADLDRASERIRDR, encoded by the coding sequence ATGATCCGACAGGCTGTCGTCCCCGCGGCAGGGGAGGGGACCCGGCTCCGTCCGCTCACTCGCGAGCGCCCGAAGGGATTGCTCGCGGTCGACGGGACGCCGCTCTTGACCCGCATTTTCGACCAGTTGCTCGCCGCCGGGATCGAGGAGGCGGTCGTCGTGGTCGGCTACCGGGCCAGCGATGTCGTCGCCCGGTACGGCGACTCCTATCGGGAGCTCGACCTTCAGTACGTCCACCAGCGCGACAGGCTCGGGCTCGGTCACGCAGTGTCGCTTTCGGAACCGTTCGTGGACGGGGAATTCTTGCTCGTAAACGGGGACAACGTGTTCGATTCGGCGTTCGACTTCGGCGAACTGCTCGATCGACACGCCGAAAGCGACGCCGCAGTGACAGCGCTCGCGGAACGACTGTCGCTCGAAGACGCGACGGAGACAGGGGTGTTCGAACCGGTCGATTCACCCGGCGGCGACGGAGCAGTCCGCGTCTGCGGCGTCGTCGAGAAGCCGGAGAATCCCCCGTCGACGCTCGCCAGCGCGGGCTGTTATGTACTCCCCACCGAGATCTTTTCGGCGCTGTCGCTGCTCCGGCCGAGCGATCGCGGCGAGTACGAACTCTCCGACGCCGTCGACGTCCTCTGTGCGGCCGGCGCACGGGTGGAGGCAATCGACCTCGCGTCGCTGGGCGGATGGCGACTGAACGTCAACCGCCCGGCGGATCTCGACCGGGCATCCGAACGGATCCGCGATCGATAG
- the srp19 gene encoding signal recognition particle subunit SRP19, whose amino-acid sequence MVENVLWPAYFDAALSRSEGRRVPVEQAVEEPEVDEIATAVQQVGYDAVIERDKAYSREYRTRGRVLVQGATDASKNDLVQATAAYLNLLREE is encoded by the coding sequence ATGGTCGAGAACGTGCTGTGGCCCGCGTACTTCGACGCGGCGCTGTCCCGGTCGGAGGGACGGCGCGTCCCGGTCGAACAGGCCGTAGAGGAGCCGGAGGTCGACGAGATCGCGACTGCGGTCCAGCAGGTCGGCTACGACGCGGTGATCGAACGCGACAAGGCCTACTCGCGGGAGTACCGCACCCGAGGTCGCGTCCTGGTTCAGGGTGCGACGGACGCCTCGAAGAACGATCTGGTGCAGGCGACGGCCGCCTACCTGAACCTGCTTCGGGAGGAGTAA
- a CDS encoding presenilin family intramembrane aspartyl protease PSH has product MVPREYPAVGFAVAIFLLVQLGALALVPGFFESGYQAVENPEDPAISLLFIGVILVATALMLAAFKYDLDRVVRGFILFASGMLAWYVFSVLVPPVYALIPGVLVVLGLLYHPEWYVIDLTGVVMGAGAAGLFGISFGLLPCILLLSALAVYDAISVYGTEHMLSLAEGVMELRIPVVLVVPLSLSYSLLDDDFAGPEAGEEQTPEEGEEQIPDEGEEQIPDEGEEGEDESPRRDAFFIGLGDAVMPAIMVASAAFFSPAPNYDVPIIAVNLPAIGAMVGTLLGLLVLLRWVMRGRAHAGLPLLNGGAIGGYLLASLAAGVTLAEALGVAGFF; this is encoded by the coding sequence ATGGTTCCTCGCGAGTATCCGGCCGTCGGCTTCGCGGTCGCGATCTTCCTTCTCGTCCAGTTGGGCGCGCTGGCGCTGGTTCCGGGCTTTTTCGAGAGCGGTTACCAGGCGGTCGAAAACCCCGAAGACCCGGCCATCAGTCTCCTGTTTATCGGCGTCATCCTCGTGGCGACTGCGCTCATGCTCGCGGCGTTCAAGTACGATCTCGACCGCGTCGTCCGTGGGTTTATTCTGTTTGCGAGCGGGATGCTCGCGTGGTACGTTTTCAGCGTTCTCGTCCCGCCCGTCTACGCGTTGATCCCGGGAGTGTTGGTCGTGCTCGGGCTACTGTATCACCCGGAGTGGTACGTCATCGACCTCACTGGTGTCGTAATGGGAGCCGGCGCGGCAGGGCTGTTCGGGATCAGTTTCGGGCTGCTTCCGTGTATCCTGCTTTTGAGCGCGCTCGCGGTGTACGACGCGATCAGCGTCTACGGCACCGAACACATGCTCTCGCTGGCCGAGGGTGTAATGGAGCTGCGGATCCCGGTCGTCCTCGTCGTTCCGCTGTCGCTTTCATACTCGCTTCTGGATGACGATTTCGCCGGGCCGGAGGCGGGCGAAGAACAGACCCCCGAGGAGGGCGAGGAACAGATCCCGGATGAGGGCGAGGAACAGATCCCGGATGAGGGCGAGGAAGGTGAAGACGAGTCCCCACGACGGGACGCGTTCTTCATCGGCCTCGGCGACGCGGTGATGCCGGCGATCATGGTAGCCAGCGCCGCGTTCTTCTCGCCGGCGCCGAACTACGACGTCCCGATCATCGCGGTGAACCTGCCCGCGATCGGTGCGATGGTGGGCACGCTCCTGGGCTTGCTCGTGTTGCTCCGGTGGGTGATGCGCGGCCGGGCCCACGCCGGCCTCCCGCTTTTGAACGGCGGCGCGATCGGTGGCTATCTGCTCGCGTCGCTCGCGGCGGGGGTCACGCTCGCCGAGGCGCTCGGCGTCGCCGGATTCTTTTGA
- a CDS encoding mechanosensitive ion channel family protein → MFGLQELFPSWELKLLATVIVPMVAIALAYLVRSIRRRVIRRLHPVGVDLVSSAVIVGLVILTALALADIWGQTEALLDQFGVLRLDDRAPQLIVTIIVLIAVQVFTGIAGRLLDDITDESDALTRHQREVSLRVTQLTLWGGGIIVILGVWNVDIAGLLVGAGFLGIVVGLAARKTFGSMIAGFVLMFSRPFEIGDWVAVDGDEGIVTDITMMSTRIQAFDGEYVVVPNDVIGNEILANRSRNGRLRTEVEVGIDYGVDIEHAREVALSVARDLVDVEEFPGSSPEVVIDRFDDSAVVFVVRLWVEEPTPREMARARGELIAAISDRFSEEGIDIPYPQRELSYREGHGDHDTDHRDRRSSRPKTEATREEE, encoded by the coding sequence ATGTTCGGACTACAGGAACTATTCCCGTCCTGGGAACTGAAGCTGCTCGCCACCGTGATAGTGCCGATGGTGGCGATTGCCCTTGCGTATCTGGTTCGCAGCATACGTCGCCGGGTCATCCGCCGACTCCATCCTGTTGGCGTCGATCTGGTGAGTTCGGCGGTGATCGTCGGACTCGTGATCCTCACGGCGCTTGCATTAGCGGACATCTGGGGACAGACGGAGGCGCTTCTCGATCAGTTCGGCGTGCTCCGGCTCGACGATCGCGCCCCCCAGCTGATCGTCACGATAATCGTCCTGATCGCAGTCCAGGTGTTCACCGGGATCGCCGGTCGACTGCTCGATGATATTACCGACGAAAGCGACGCGCTGACCCGGCACCAGCGCGAGGTGAGCCTCCGCGTGACACAGCTCACACTGTGGGGCGGAGGGATCATCGTGATACTCGGCGTCTGGAACGTCGACATCGCCGGGCTACTCGTCGGCGCAGGGTTCCTGGGGATCGTGGTCGGGCTGGCAGCGCGGAAGACGTTCGGATCGATGATCGCCGGCTTCGTCCTCATGTTCTCTCGCCCGTTCGAGATCGGCGACTGGGTCGCCGTCGACGGCGACGAGGGGATCGTCACCGACATCACGATGATGAGTACGCGAATCCAGGCGTTCGACGGGGAATACGTCGTCGTCCCGAACGACGTCATCGGCAACGAGATCCTCGCCAACCGATCCCGGAACGGTCGGCTCCGGACGGAAGTCGAGGTCGGGATTGACTACGGCGTTGACATCGAGCACGCACGGGAGGTCGCGCTGTCGGTCGCACGCGACCTCGTCGACGTCGAGGAGTTTCCGGGCTCGTCCCCGGAGGTCGTGATCGATCGGTTCGACGACTCGGCAGTGGTGTTCGTCGTTCGACTCTGGGTCGAGGAACCCACACCCCGGGAGATGGCCAGGGCTCGCGGCGAACTGATCGCCGCGATCAGCGACCGCTTTTCCGAGGAGGGGATCGACATCCCGTACCCACAGCGTGAGCTCAGCTACAGGGAGGGTCACGGAGATCACGATACAGATCACCGAGATCGGCGATCGAGCCGCCCGAAAACGGAAGCAACACGCGAAGAAGAGTAG
- a CDS encoding H/ACA ribonucleoprotein complex subunit GAR1, translating into MHRLGTVSRTAQGLAIIQCDAADPPDIGAEVVDESLSRVGRVVDVFGPVSAPYVAVTTDDRIDLVDLVGEKLYVR; encoded by the coding sequence ATGCACCGGCTCGGCACCGTCTCCCGGACCGCACAGGGGCTGGCCATTATCCAGTGTGACGCGGCCGACCCGCCCGACATCGGGGCGGAAGTCGTCGACGAGTCGCTGTCTCGGGTCGGTCGGGTCGTCGACGTCTTCGGACCGGTTTCGGCGCCGTACGTCGCGGTCACGACCGACGACCGGATCGACCTGGTCGATCTCGTCGGAGAGAAACTGTACGTGCGATGA
- a CDS encoding 2Fe-2S iron-sulfur cluster-binding protein — MDESSPGETPHVPEASECDGGNGAGCDGRSGCKTQRRKLLAAISGAAAAGTAGCIGLFEEPEYLQETEEPGDGADQDDDDADTGEDDGTGYDIEFLNEGETIPVAEDEELLYAGLDQGWDLPYQCEVGVCGQCTAKVDGDGHELVEMTSNDYLDDDEIEEGYVLTCTGQPREEFAIETDELP, encoded by the coding sequence ATGGACGAGAGTTCCCCGGGGGAAACGCCCCACGTACCGGAAGCGAGCGAGTGTGACGGTGGAAACGGTGCCGGCTGTGACGGTCGCAGCGGCTGTAAAACACAGCGCCGGAAACTGCTGGCCGCCATCTCCGGTGCCGCAGCTGCCGGGACGGCCGGCTGTATCGGCCTGTTCGAGGAACCTGAATACCTTCAGGAGACGGAGGAGCCGGGCGACGGCGCAGACCAGGATGACGACGATGCCGATACTGGCGAGGACGACGGTACTGGGTACGACATCGAGTTCCTGAATGAGGGCGAGACGATTCCGGTGGCGGAAGACGAGGAACTGCTGTACGCCGGGCTCGACCAGGGCTGGGATCTTCCCTACCAGTGTGAAGTCGGCGTCTGTGGCCAGTGTACCGCGAAGGTCGACGGCGACGGCCACGAACTCGTCGAAATGACGAGCAACGACTACCTCGACGACGACGAGATCGAGGAGGGGTACGTCCTCACCTGCACCGGCCAGCCCCGCGAGGAGTTCGCCATCGAAACGGACGAGCTCCCCTGA
- a CDS encoding DUF7312 domain-containing protein, translating to MSDRPQDGGGNTHESDEEASEREASDEEASEREASDEEASNVESEWRFEVDEVGPDGVKNEGRSIEPEGIRLEHALFVVLGILTGVGMILATIL from the coding sequence ATGAGTGATCGTCCCCAGGACGGAGGCGGCAACACACACGAGAGCGACGAGGAAGCCAGCGAGAGGGAAGCTAGCGACGAGGAAGCCAGCGAGAGGGAAGCCAGCGACGAGGAAGCCAGCAACGTCGAATCCGAATGGCGGTTCGAGGTCGACGAGGTCGGTCCGGACGGAGTCAAAAACGAGGGGCGCTCTATCGAACCGGAGGGTATCCGCCTCGAGCACGCGCTGTTTGTCGTTCTCGGGATCTTGACGGGGGTCGGCATGATCCTGGCGACGATCCTGTGA
- a CDS encoding universal stress protein, whose protein sequence is MVEHVVIGVDESAKSRAAVQFVVDEWDELKVTLVHVLNPGEAASGGSVGGFPSGAEDWYEDANERGHRYLSDAAETIPDGFEVDTRVELGSPAERIVAVAEEEGADHIVLGSHGRSGVSRLLLGSVAERVVRTSPVPVTVIR, encoded by the coding sequence ATGGTAGAACACGTGGTGATCGGGGTCGACGAGTCCGCGAAATCGAGAGCTGCAGTCCAGTTCGTCGTCGACGAGTGGGACGAGCTGAAAGTGACTCTCGTTCACGTGCTCAATCCCGGCGAGGCGGCAAGCGGCGGGAGCGTCGGTGGGTTCCCGTCGGGCGCCGAAGACTGGTACGAGGACGCAAACGAACGTGGACACCGGTATCTCTCGGACGCTGCTGAGACGATTCCCGACGGGTTCGAGGTGGACACCCGGGTCGAACTCGGCTCGCCGGCCGAACGGATCGTCGCCGTCGCCGAAGAGGAGGGCGCCGATCACATAGTCCTCGGGAGCCACGGTCGAAGCGGGGTTTCGCGGTTGCTGCTCGGGAGCGTCGCCGAACGGGTCGTTCGAACCTCGCCGGTTCCGGTGACGGTGATCAGGTAA
- a CDS encoding alpha/beta hydrolase: MTWTRRSIAIALVGGVIVLAVAAGGLYLELGQGPDPAALSAVEDDPDVTVTHTVGGHLVHSGPVSSDTTGIVLYPGGLVDPESYVPTAAAIAAGHDVAVVIPKMPYNLAILDVDRAGSARDAAPEIRDWYVAGHSLGGVAACRYAVANPEVVEGIVLFASYCDRDLSDTDIRALSVLGTEDEVLDRDAEHRNRELLPASARIVEIEGMNHAQFGAYGSQRGDGTATIENEAARAQLAAEVVAWLEDRKTDD, from the coding sequence GTGACGTGGACGCGCCGGAGCATTGCGATCGCGCTCGTCGGGGGAGTGATCGTTCTCGCGGTCGCCGCCGGAGGGCTGTACCTCGAACTCGGCCAGGGTCCCGACCCGGCGGCGCTGTCGGCGGTCGAGGACGATCCGGACGTGACCGTCACTCACACCGTCGGCGGCCACCTGGTTCACTCCGGACCCGTTTCGTCCGACACGACGGGGATCGTGCTGTATCCGGGGGGACTGGTCGATCCGGAGAGTTACGTCCCGACCGCCGCAGCGATCGCCGCCGGGCACGACGTCGCCGTCGTCATTCCGAAGATGCCGTACAACCTGGCGATACTCGACGTCGACCGCGCAGGGTCGGCCCGCGACGCAGCCCCGGAGATCCGAGACTGGTACGTCGCCGGCCACTCGCTGGGCGGCGTGGCCGCCTGTCGGTACGCCGTCGCAAACCCGGAGGTGGTCGAGGGGATCGTGCTGTTCGCCTCCTACTGCGATCGCGACCTCTCCGACACTGATATCCGGGCGCTGTCGGTTTTGGGTACCGAAGACGAGGTACTCGATCGGGACGCCGAACACCGAAACCGGGAGCTGCTTCCAGCGAGTGCACGGATCGTCGAAATCGAGGGGATGAACCACGCACAGTTCGGTGCCTACGGGTCACAGCGTGGTGACGGCACCGCAACCATCGAAAACGAGGCGGCGAGAGCACAGCTCGCAGCCGAAGTGGTCGCCTGGCTGGAAGATCGAAAAACCGACGATTGA
- a CDS encoding MBL fold metallo-hydrolase produces MIDVRVTILGTGAALATGDRVQTGLLVDVSGSTLLVDCGSGVLHRLAGVGRDPTEIDAVLLSHTHLDHVSDLPGLVKARWMIDQSPTQIIGPPGTPDDVGPLFEIDGQSDRVEVSSFETGAKPGDRIEIDVPGTTCESVSATPTVHSRQGVGYRFGTRFGFAGDTEASATLLAFFDGVDVLVHDCAFPSGGEPDNHPTPEALAEALESADPDIDRLYLTHLYPDAACRADEAREIVAEATDAAVHVADDTDDVVE; encoded by the coding sequence GTGATCGACGTGCGGGTGACGATTCTTGGGACCGGCGCCGCGCTCGCGACGGGCGACCGCGTCCAGACGGGTCTGCTCGTGGATGTTAGCGGCTCGACGCTACTCGTCGACTGCGGGAGCGGCGTCCTCCACCGTCTCGCGGGTGTCGGTCGTGATCCAACCGAAATCGACGCCGTCCTGCTTTCCCACACACACCTCGATCACGTCTCGGACCTCCCGGGACTCGTGAAAGCGCGCTGGATGATCGATCAGTCACCGACCCAAATTATCGGCCCCCCGGGCACCCCCGACGACGTCGGTCCGCTGTTCGAGATCGACGGTCAGTCCGACCGAGTCGAGGTCAGTTCCTTCGAGACCGGCGCAAAACCGGGAGATCGGATCGAAATCGACGTTCCGGGAACGACTTGTGAAAGCGTTTCCGCGACGCCGACGGTTCATTCCAGACAGGGTGTGGGCTATCGATTCGGTACCCGGTTCGGCTTTGCCGGCGACACGGAAGCGAGCGCGACACTGCTCGCGTTCTTCGACGGGGTCGACGTGCTCGTCCACGACTGCGCGTTCCCCTCTGGTGGGGAGCCGGACAACCATCCGACGCCGGAGGCGCTCGCCGAGGCTCTCGAGAGCGCTGATCCCGACATCGATCGGCTGTATCTAACCCACCTGTATCCGGACGCCGCGTGCCGCGCGGACGAAGCGCGGGAAATCGTCGCCGAGGCGACCGACGCAGCGGTCCACGTCGCCGACGATACGGACGACGTCGTGGAATGA